Part of the Capsicum annuum cultivar UCD-10X-F1 unplaced genomic scaffold, UCD10Xv1.1 ctg4460, whole genome shotgun sequence genome is shown below.
TTGATTACGACTCATTAAAGTGACTCGTAGTGATGCCAGAACCCATACTCAACCTTCACGTTGTCGGTGGTTATCAGTCTCGTAACAACTTGTAAAGTGTATTTATGAGTTGTCAGGAGTCTTGTATCCATTGAAACATTgagttttagatttatttggttcCTATACTCAATTCCACAACAAAAATATACATTACAACATAACTCAGTACATCCTAAATTCACCCCTAAGCATAATTTTAAAGCATAAATCCTCTTTTAACTCCCATTACCACAATATATAGAAAGATCTTCAAAAATAGGGTTTTATTATCTATGTATGCACATATTTAGATCAAGAAATCCAAGACCCTTGTATCATTTTTAAGAATTAACTTAGTAAATAGAGCTTTTAGGCATGAACACTTACTTGTTCGCGGATTTCTtgacttaaaaaaatttaggccctattcttgatgaaatttttgagttttggaaGGAATAGAATTggtttattttaagttttagagTGAATGCAGAGTGCTTTGGATCTTTACTAGCCAAGAATAATGGAGGGAGTTTGAATTTGGAAAGGTCTTGTGCCCTTTTTGGTTGcccttttaattttaaatagcAATTTGGACAGGGTCGACCCAGTATGACTCAACTGTCAAGTTTAGTTATGAGTCTTAATTATGTCTCATAACTATTACTTATAATTTTCATACTCCCTCAGTAAAGACTGGAACCTTACCTAGATCTCCAGCCATTACGACTCAATCTAATGAGTCGTAGTTACATTGAGAGTCGTAATGACTCCAAAGACCAATAAACTAAGAGTGATTTGAGTTTCAGGTCCTTAAGTCTCTTTCTTATGAGTCGTAATGTCTGATTACAACTCATAAAGAGCCCCGTACAGCCAGATTTCAGCAATTTTCTGATTGATTCCTACAATATCCTTTCCTGCACACTGAACACACATGTTACCCTATAATTTAatgtacaaaacatgggttgaaTCCCATgaagcacttgatttaatgtcacagTATGACATGGCTAAGTTGGaaactcaaacttcaccaaccaGCCCCatggttgcctcccatgcagcgcctgatttaacgttgTGGCACGACTCAGTTTCCTTGGTTACTTAGACTTACCAAGGCTTAAATCCTCAATTACCTTAACTTATTCAGTATACCTATATAGTGCTTTACCCTTTACCCATTTACTTTGAATAGGGATTCACCATCACGCTTCAATTCTAAAGCATAATATGGAAACACTCTCACCACAGTAAATGGCCTATATCATCTAGATTCAACTTGCCTGGAAACAGgcaaagtctcaaattatacaGCAATACCTGGTCACTTGGCTTAAAtactcttttctcaattttttgatcATGATGCAGTTTCATCTTCTACTTGTATAGTATAGAACTCTCATATGCCCGGAGTTAGAATTCATCAAATTCATTCACCTTAATCAGTCTCACCTTTGCAACATCAATCCACTCTACGTTTAACTTTTTCAATGCATACAGTTCTTTGTGCTCAAGTTCAACAGGTAGGTGACATGCCTTATCATACACCAATTGGTATGGAGAAGCACACATGAGGGTCTTGAAGGAAGTTTTGTAGGCAAATAATGTATCATCAAGCTTCcttgaccaatcagtcctattggcattaaCATTCTTTATCAAAAtagactttatctctctattggaCACTTCAACCTGTCTGCTAGTTTCAGGGTGATAAGGTATTGCCACATTATGCTTTACACCATACTTCTCAAGCAAATTTTTGAATAGACGATTATAGAAGTGTGGctcaccatcactaatgattgcaCGTGACatgccaaataaaaaaaaatgtatttcttCTTGAAGGCGGTGAcacttctttctttattattgGGGAGAGAAATcacttccacccatttagatGCATAATCCACCACTACAAAAATGTATTTCATCCTATAGGAGCTCACAAATGTACCCATGAATTTGAacccccatacatcaaacaactctaactCCAGAATGGGTGTCATGAGGAGTTCATAGTGTCTAGAAATATTACCTTGACACTGGCATTAGTCATAAGTTGAGGCGAAGTCATAAGAGTCCTTATATATCATAGTCCAATAGTATGTACAATGTAAGATCTTATGGGTTGTGCAGGTTCCTCCACCGTGACCCCCAACAGGTGAAgcatgacaagcctcaagaataTTCATCATCTCCACTTTAGGGATGCATCTAGGAATAACCCCATCCACACAAATTTGAAATAGGTTAGGTTCATCCTAGAAAAACTTCCTTACCTTATACATAAATCTCTTTCTATGTTGGAAGGACAAGTCTTCTAGAATGAGATCACTTTCCAGGTAATTTGCAAAGTCAGCAAACCAGGGAATTAGGTCTTGCGATGCTGCCAAAATTTGCTCATCTTAAAAAGTATCATCGATTTTAAGCCCATTCCCTATTTTCTACATTGCTTATCCTCAAGTCTGGACAAATGATCAACAACTTGATTCTCTGTACCCTTTCGATatttaacctcaaaatcaaactcttataACAAGAGAACCCAATGAATCAATCTAAACTTTGCATCTTTCTTCGCTATCAAGTATCTCAAGGCTGCATGATCAATAAGTACAATGAATTTAGTACCAATCAGATAaa
Proteins encoded:
- the LOC124892177 gene encoding uncharacterized protein LOC124892177, whose translation is MDLPASIVNYPKNKVDSITVEREPDVETVKSFDVEYSSMDNKVSVPIIVSPEWSLLFEIKYDASRVALGAVLDQSDGEPHFYNRLFKNLLEKYGVKHNVAIPYHPETSRQVEVSNREIKSILIKNVNANRTDWSRKLDDTLFAYKTSFKTLMCASPYQLVYDKACHLPVELEHKELYALKKLNVEWIDVAKGNMCVQCAGKDIVGINQKIAEIWLYGALYEL